The sequence AGATATTCACCAGCCATATCCATATGGTACCGCCGTAAACGCCGGTATACTCGTACCATTGCACCCACTGGTGCGATGTGGCAAAACCATTGCCCAAAGTCATCCAGGGGAAGTTAAGGCCCCATGTTTGGTGCAGGTATTCGTAGCCAATCCAAAGGCAAACCAGCCCGGCCAGGCTCCAGCCGCGGCCGGTCAGCAAGCGCAACCTGAAGTACAGCCAACAGGCACAGGCCATCAACAGCGGGCCAAGACAATAAGGTATCAACGATACCGGGATGGCCACGATCTCGCCAATGTACTTTATCGCGTTGTAAACCCAATAGATACTCAGGAAGTTCCACACCAGAAACCCGAAGAACGCGGTACGAAAGATCTTGCGCCCCTTTTTTTCGCCGGCTGTGCTAATGATGTTTTCCATGGCCACCAGCATGGGTACAAAGCCCACAAAAAGCAGGAATGTGGTATACGGAATAGGCGGCCAGGCTATCCACAGCAATAAGCCTGAAAGCAGGGCGAGTTGTATGTTTTTTTTCATATTAAACTTTGTCATTACGAGGAGCACGAGTTGGCTATGTGAAGTGGGGCGACGCGGCAATCTCGTCGCAAACCATACTCCACAAACTCAATCATACCATCCATCACTCATATCACTCCAGGATGAGTTAACAGAAACTATCAAATCGATCTTCTTTTGCCGTGAACCTGCTTTAATTTGCTTCTCCCGATCAATGGCATCCTGTATCCATTGAAATAGCTCAAAGTAACCCAATTTATTACAATTGAACCGCGCGGAAAATCCTTTGTATTCTTTTCTTTTATGCTGTAATATCCGTATTTGTAATTCGCCGGTTACGCCTGTATAAAATACAGTATTAGCTTTGTTTGTTATAATGTAAACGGCATATTGGTTAATCTGCATATCGTTTTTGTATTGCTACGAGATTGCCGCGTCGCTCCATCACATCATCCCCCCGCTGCTCCTCGCAATGACAATGGGTATAATTAGCTAATCTTCCTCCTCATCCCTATACTTATTCTTACTCGCTTTCACCACCGCCCCGGCCACACATATTACAAACTCCCCCTTCACCGGGTGGGTCTCAAAATGTGCTTTCATCTCGGCAACAGTTCCGCGCACGGTTTCTTCAAACATCTTGGTTAGCTCGCGCGATACGGATAGCTGGCGGTCGGTGCCGAAATAGGTGGCCATCTCATCCAGCGTCTTCAATAAACGGTGCGGCGATTCGTACAGTATAATAGTGCGCTCTTCTTCGGCTAAAATTTTGTAGCGGGTTTGCCGGCCTTTCTTCAGCGGCAAAAAACCCTCGAAGCAAAACTTATCGGTAGGGAAACCTGAATTAACCAGCGCGGGAACAAATGCCGTAGCGCCGGGCAGGCATTCTACCGGAAGCTCATGCTTCAAAGCTTCCCGCACCAGAAAAAACCCGGGATCGGAAATTGCAGGGGTGCCCGCGTCGGATATCAACGCGATGTTCTTGCCCTCCTTTAAAAACTTGATGATCTCATTACTGCTCTGATGCTCGTTATGCTGGTGATGCGCGAACACCCGGCCGGTAACCCCAAAATGCTTCAGCATTGGTGCCGATGTACGGGTATCTTCGGCCAGTATCAGGTCGGCTTCCTTTAAAATGCGGATGGCCCGGTAGGTCATATCCTCCAGGTTGCCAATGGGGGTGGGTACTAAGTAAAGTTTGCCAGTTTGGTTCATAGATGATGGTTCATAGATCATAGTACTTTGTCCGACGGTTCAATTTTAGCTATGAACCATGAACTATAAACCATGAACTGTTATATCTTTGCCGTTTAATTATTCAAATAATGCTGCAAGTTAGTTATATCCGCGAAAACAGGGAACAGGTTTTGGAACGTTTGGCTGTAAAAAATTTTAAACAGCCGGGCCTGGTAGATGAGATCATTGCCTTAGACGAGCAACGCCGCTCGTTACAGGTAACAAGTGAGGATCTGCAATCCAAAGCCAACGCTTCGGCCAAACAAATTGGCGAACTGATGCGCACTGGTAAAAAAGACGAAGCAGATACCCTGAAGGGCCAAACCAGCGCCTGGAAGGAAGAGATCAAAAAACTGACCGACGAATTAGCATCGGCAGAAGAAGAATTACAACAAAAGATCGTATTGCTGCCTAATCTGCCACATAGCTCGGTACCTAAAGGTTTAACGCCCGAAGAGAACGAGGTAGTGTTGGAGAACGGCGCTGTCCCGGCTTTGCCCGAAAATGCCCTGCCGCATTGGGAACTGGCCGCTAAATATAATTTGATAGATTTTGAACTGGGTGTTAAGATAACCGGTGCCGGCTTCCCTGTATACAAAGGCAAAGGCGCTAAACTGCAACGCGCGCTGATCAGCTTCTTTTTAGATGAGGCCGAAAAAGCCGGTTATAACGAGGTGATCCCGCCGCTGGTGGTTAACGAGGCTTCGGGCTTTGGTACCGGACAGTTGCCGGATAAAGAGGGGCAGATGTATTATATCAATGAGGATAAACTATTCCTGATCCCTACCGCCGAAGTGCCCATCACCAACCTGTACCGCGATGTGATATTAAAAGCCGACGAGCTGCCGGTAATGAACTGCGGCTATACGCCATGCTTCCGTCGCGAGGCTGGCTCGTATGGTGCGCATGTGCGCGGGCTGAATCGCCTGCACCAGTTTGATAAGGTGGAAGTAGTACAGGTAGCGCATCCTGAAAAATCGTACGCGATACTGGAAGAAATGAGCCTGCACGTACAAGGCCTGCTGCAAAAGCTTGGCCTGCCATACCGTGTATTGCGCCTTTGCGGCGGCGATATGGGCTTTGCATCGGCCTTAACTTACGATATGGAGACCTGGAGCGCGGCACAACAGCGCTGGTTGGAAGTATCGTCGGTATCAAATTTCGAAACCTTCCAGAGCAACCGACTTAAATTACGCTTCCGCAATGCCGAGGGTAAAACCCAACTGGCACATACACTGAATGGCAGCGCGCTGGCTTTACCACGCATCGTGGCTACTTTGCTGGAGAATAATCAAACTGAAAAGGGTATTAAAGTGCCGGAAGTTTTGGTGCCGTATACTAAGTTTGAGTGGATAGACTGATATGCATAGCGGCGTAGACTCACCCCGACTACGCTGCGCTGGTCGACCCTCTCTTCGCTGCGCGAAAAGAGGGCAGGAGCAATGCATTGTAAGACTTACGAAGTTTTGAACTTAACAAGTCTGTTTTATAAATACTATGTGTCCCCTCTTTTCGCGCAGCGAAGAGAGGGTGGTCGGCGAAGCAACGACCGGGTGAGTAAAATAGACAAGCAGAGCCGCCCTACTTTCGTAGAGATTGCCACGCTATCGCCCGCAATGACGTGATGTTCTTTAGTTTTATCAATTGTAACATTCCTGATAAGAAACTCCCCGATTTTGCGTTATTTAGGCACGAAAACTAAAACGCTAATTAATGAAATTTAAAACACTGATCTGTTTATTAGTCGCTGTTGTTTTTGCACGAACGGCATCGGCACAAGTAAACGAACTATCGGGCTGGGGAGCCTGGTTCCACACACAAAAATTCAACGACAAATGGGGCGCATCGTTCGATGGGCAGTTTCGCTCGGCACATCACGCCGCCTACTTAAAAAACATCTTGCTAAGGCCGTCTGTTAATTACTACTTCGACAAAAGCAAGCACCTTGACCTGGGCTATGCCTACGTTACAGCTAATGGCCGTACCGCTACCGGCGCCCATACCTTCAGGCCCGAGCACCGCATATTCGAGCAGTTCATCGTATCGCACAAGGCCGGCACCAATACCGCCATCAGCCACCGCTTTCGGTTAGAGCAGCGCTTTTTAGGCCAAACGGCTACCCAGCCCGATGTCTTCGCGCAGCGATTCCGTTATTTTGTACGTGGCGTAGTTCCGCTAAACACGCAGGCTCCTTTTGTTAAAGGCACTTTCGTAGCACTACAAAATGAGGCATTTGCCAACGTGCAAAATAAGGACAAGATCAACAAACATGTGTTCGATCAAAACCGCGCTTATGCCGCCTTCGGTTATCGCTTAAATAAAATGATAGATGTAGAGGCCGGTTATCTGAACCAATACATTAAACATGCCGAAGCGTATACCATTAACCATGTAATGCAAGTGGCCTTGTATACCAGGTTTGGGTTTTAGGAAATCTTCTCAATTTATATCGCGACTTTCGCGAGTACTCACCCCGACTACGCTACGCTGGTCGGCCCTCTCTTCGCTTCGCGGAAAGAGGGCAGGAACAGTATCGGATAACCCCATCCCCTCTTTTTCCAAAGGAAAGAGAGGGTGGTCGGGCGTAGCCACGACCGGGTGAGTATTAACCTTGGTTAGTTTACATACATCATGACAAGGGGATTAATACCCCGCCTCAGCCAGCGTACTGATCAGCCTGGCTTCCAACATTTCGCTCAGGGCTTTAACAGCATTATTCTTCGCTTTGGGTTTGGTATCTGCGGCGTAAATAAAATGCTGCACGCCTAAGGTCTTCAGCAGATCATCAACCCGGGTATGTGCCTTGGTTTTATAGCAGGATATTTTTATTTTACTGTAGTAGGGGTTGCCGGTGAGCCGGCGTAGAACTTTTTCGGTATCGGTGCCCAAATGGTCGTAGTCCAGTATAATGCCATCGGGCTTTTGCTCGTGGATGAGGGGGAATATGCGCTCGGTACCGGTGATGTGTATTACTTGCTTCTTTGCCGGGATAGGTACTAAGGAAGTGCTTGATGCCACCACCAATAGTTTACCCGTCTTCATACGGATCATGCTCAAAAAGTTTAGTTGTTTAAATATACTTCACAAAAAGCCCGTTGTCAAGCACTTATTGTTTGATATTAAAAAGCTAACGGTAGAGCAACATTAAATTAACATGCCTGCAGGTTGTAAAAAGGTTACCTGCAGGCATGTGTAAAGGGTATTATTTGGCAATCTCAAAAACGGCGTGCACCTGGAAGCTAAGCTTTATCTTTTTCACGTCGATATCCGATTCGGGCGCGGCATCGGCCATGGCGGCTTTAGCCATATACATCACCGGGCGTGGCGATGAGAAGTTGCTGTCCTCGTTCTCCACAATGTCAATCGCGCCGCCTAACTTCTCGCCAATGCCGGTTAAAAGGAAGGCTGCCTTCTCTTTTGCATTTAGCAATGCCTTCAATTTCAGTTCGTTCTTCAACTCGTTTATTTTCGAATAATCGTAGCTGTCGATATTGGTCGATTGGATGCCCTTTGCATCTAACTTGCTCATTATCTGGTTAAAACGATTCAGATCATGAAAGCGGATACCGTATTGCTTGCTGGCCAAAAAATCGGGGTTCTTCTTTTTTTGGTAGGTATAGTTATAGCCCGAGAGGTTGTTGATGGTAAAATCCTCCTTAGGGATCCCTGCCTCGTTCACCGCTTTTTCCAGTTGTGTTTCCAGTTGACTAATGGTTACCTTGGTCTTCCCGTCGATGTATTCCTTCAGGGAAATGGATACGTTAATGATATCGGGGGTTACCTCTTTTTCGGCTGTTCCGTTCACCTCAATTTTGCGGCGCAGGTCTACACTTTGGGCCATCCCGGCCAATGTTATCGATAGTAATACTATGATGATGCTTATCTTTTTCATATTATTTTGTTTTTAAAGGATAGATGAACGTGGACTTGAAATTCCACAAACTTAACAAAGATGTTACATTGTTGTTGGGCACAAAAAGCCCAAAATCGCCAGGTTATTGATAAACAACTAATTGTTTTTACATTTGATATCAAACCAATTTCCATCGATGAAATTTCAACACACCCCCATTTACCTGTTGGGCGCCATGCTTTTTGCCGCCTGCAGTCAGCCCGAAAAAACGGCCTACACCGTTAGCGGCGATGACATTAAAAGCCACCTGGCCGTACTGGCTAACGACTCGATGATGGGCCGCAAGCCTTTTACCGATGGCGAGACCAAAACCATCAAATACCTGGCCGATCAGTACAAGAAGCTGGGTTTGGAACCGGGCAACAACGGCAGCTATTTCCAGGATGTGCCGATGGTGGAGGTAACCAGCACCCCATCGCCCATTACCATCACCGGCAAGGAAAATGTTACGCTAAACCCATCGGCCGACTTTGTAGCGCTAACCCGCCAGGAAACCGAATCGGTAGAGCTGAAGAACTCGCCGCTGGTATTTGCCGGTTACGGTGTGGTGGCCCCCGAATATAAATGGAACGATTATGCCGGTTTGGATGTAAAAGGCAAAACCGTAGTGGTACTGGTGAACGACCCGGGTTTTAAAGCCGGCGACCCGACCTTTTTCCACGGCGATACCATGACCTATTATGGCCGCTGGACTTACAAATATGAAGAAGCAGCACGACAAGGTGCGGCAGGTGTGCTCATCATCCACCAAACCGAGCCTGCCAGCTATCCATGGCAGGTGGTGAATACCAGCAATACCGGCGCTAAATTAGAATTGCAGCAAGCCGATAAACACATGAACCGCTGCAAAGTAGAGGGCTGGATAACCGAAGACGCGGCCACTAAACTGTTGGCATCGGCCGGAATTGCCGGCGATTTCCGCGCCCTGGCCCGCAAGCGCGATTTTAAGGCCGTACCGCTTAACTCAAACATCAGCGTAACGGTGAAAACCAAGCTAAAATATGCCATGTCGCACAATGTGATAGCCACACTAAAAGGCAGCACTACGCCCGATGAATACGTGATCTACAGCGCCCATTGGGACCATCTGGGTATTGGTAAACCCGATGCCAGGGGCGACAGCATTTACAACGGCGCTATTGATAACGGCAGCGGCAGCGCGGCTATTTTAGCCGTGGCCAAAGCTTTTGCTAACGCTAAGGAAAAGCCAAAGCGTACGGTAGTCTTCCTTTCGGTAACTGCTGAGGAGCAGGGCTTGCTGGGATCTGAATATTATGCTACGCACCCCATCTTCCCGGTTAATAAAACCGTGGCCAACCTCAATATGGATGCCCTGCACTCTTTTGGCGAAACCAAGGATATAGCCGTTACCGGCAAAGGCCAAAACCAATTGGAGGACGCGCTTGAAGAACTGGCCAAAGCCGATGGCCGTGTTTTAGTGGGCGACCCGAAACCCGGAGCGGGAAGCTACTACCGGTCAGACCACTTTAACTTTGCCAAGGTGGGCATCCCTGCGCTGGATATTAACAGCGGAACTGACAGTAAGGCGCACGGCAAAGAATGGGGCCTGAAGCAGGAAGAGGATTTCACCAGCAATCACTATCACCAGCCATCAGATAACTACTCGGCCGATATAGACGTAACCGGCATGGTGCAAACGGCCGATATCCTGTATCGCCTGGGCACTAAACTGGCCAACGAAACCAGCTGGCCGGGATGGAAAGCCGGATCCGAGTTTAAGGCTATACGGGATAAATCGATCGGGATGAAGTAATCATTCATAATCCGTCATCTTGAGCGATAGCGAAAGATCCCCGGCATGCATATCGGGGATGCTTCGCTATCACTCAGCATGACGGGTTTGTTTTTCCGCTGAAGCCTCACCCTGCCCTCTCCAGAGGAGAGGGTTCCAAAGTCTCCCCCTTTGGGGGAGATTTAGAGGGGGCTTTCATCGGCATGTCATAAAAACCATTAGAGGCCGCCGGGATTATATCACTCAGCATGACGGGTTTAATATTATCCTTAAAAACTATACCCCGCGCCAAACTTAAAGCCGGCATCTATCAGGTTAAAGTTTGAACCGTTGTTGCCAAACCTGGTAACAGCATGGTCCTGAAAAAATGGATTTACAAACAGGTTTAAAGCGCCGAAGTTACATTTACCGCCAATACCCAGTTCAAAACCAATGCCCGTTTGCTTTGTGGCTTGTTTATTAGCCGCGTCGGCTCCGTTTGCCGAGTAATTGGTTTCAAAATCAGCCAGCAGGCCGCCATCAACAAAAACATATTTCAAAAAATTTATCCGGGCAATAACCGGGATGCTCATCAACTTGATGTTACCATCTTTAGGCCCGGTGCTTAGCGGCCCCACGGTGGTCAGCCGCACATCGTCGCTTGAAAAGAAAAGCCCGGTTTGCAGCGATAAGGTATGGTTAATGTCGCGCGTATAATTAATGCCAAACTGGGAGCCACGCCTGTCTGCATACCCAAAATCGCCCGAAACGCCGTGGATATCAACGCTGTTTGATGTAGTGCCGTAAACAATAGAAATACTGTTTTTTGATTGGGAAAAAGCCTGCGTGCATAAGGCCAGCAATAGCAGGAAGATAAGTTTTGATTTCATGTGTTTTGAGGTGGTTGAACTCAAATTTAATAAACCACGCTGGTAGTTAAAATTTAACGGGTGTTAAATTTGCTAAAACGCTATCATAATGGTGTAGACTCACCCCGACTACGCTACGCTGGTCGACCCTCTCTTCGCTGTGCGAAAAGAGGGCAGAAATTGTAGTGAAAGATTGCATGTCCCCTCTTTCCGCGCAGCGGAGAGAGGGTGGTCGAGCGAAGCACGACCGGGTGAGTTAAATAGCCGACGTGCCTTTTCAACATTAAAAACTGACCTGATCTTCCAACTCATTCCCCCATCAAGCTATAAACCTCCAGCATGTAAGCCGCCTCATCCATTGCCTGCTTAAAGTTATCCCACTCGCCAAGGGTAAAGGCAAAGTTGATATCGTTATGCGGGGTGCGCAGCACGGCGCGGTCATATCCGTCGGGGAAAGGGAGCGCGCGGTCATCAAAATCCATGTCATCTGCAAATCGCCTGAAATCGGCAAACTGATTGCGGGTAAAATTAAGCACCAGGTTATTGTGCCAGATGAAAACTGTTTGGCAATCGGCACAATGACTGATTATGGCCGAACCCTGCTGACTTAGTACCCTTGTTTCGCACATTTTTTAGTGATTAGAGATTAGTTAATTAGTGGTTAGTTACATTACAGAGATCTTCATCATGCAGT comes from Mucilaginibacter mali and encodes:
- a CDS encoding GIY-YIG nuclease family protein; the encoded protein is MQINQYAVYIITNKANTVFYTGVTGELQIRILQHKRKEYKGFSARFNCNKLGYFELFQWIQDAIDREKQIKAGSRQKKIDLIVSVNSSWSDMSDGWYD
- the rsmI gene encoding 16S rRNA (cytidine(1402)-2'-O)-methyltransferase, translating into MNQTGKLYLVPTPIGNLEDMTYRAIRILKEADLILAEDTRTSAPMLKHFGVTGRVFAHHQHNEHQSSNEIIKFLKEGKNIALISDAGTPAISDPGFFLVREALKHELPVECLPGATAFVPALVNSGFPTDKFCFEGFLPLKKGRQTRYKILAEEERTIILYESPHRLLKTLDEMATYFGTDRQLSVSRELTKMFEETVRGTVAEMKAHFETHPVKGEFVICVAGAVVKASKNKYRDEEED
- the serS gene encoding serine--tRNA ligase is translated as MLQVSYIRENREQVLERLAVKNFKQPGLVDEIIALDEQRRSLQVTSEDLQSKANASAKQIGELMRTGKKDEADTLKGQTSAWKEEIKKLTDELASAEEELQQKIVLLPNLPHSSVPKGLTPEENEVVLENGAVPALPENALPHWELAAKYNLIDFELGVKITGAGFPVYKGKGAKLQRALISFFLDEAEKAGYNEVIPPLVVNEASGFGTGQLPDKEGQMYYINEDKLFLIPTAEVPITNLYRDVILKADELPVMNCGYTPCFRREAGSYGAHVRGLNRLHQFDKVEVVQVAHPEKSYAILEEMSLHVQGLLQKLGLPYRVLRLCGGDMGFASALTYDMETWSAAQQRWLEVSSVSNFETFQSNRLKLRFRNAEGKTQLAHTLNGSALALPRIVATLLENNQTEKGIKVPEVLVPYTKFEWID
- a CDS encoding DUF2490 domain-containing protein, giving the protein MKFKTLICLLVAVVFARTASAQVNELSGWGAWFHTQKFNDKWGASFDGQFRSAHHAAYLKNILLRPSVNYYFDKSKHLDLGYAYVTANGRTATGAHTFRPEHRIFEQFIVSHKAGTNTAISHRFRLEQRFLGQTATQPDVFAQRFRYFVRGVVPLNTQAPFVKGTFVALQNEAFANVQNKDKINKHVFDQNRAYAAFGYRLNKMIDVEAGYLNQYIKHAEAYTINHVMQVALYTRFGF
- a CDS encoding SIMPL domain-containing protein, with product MKKISIIIVLLSITLAGMAQSVDLRRKIEVNGTAEKEVTPDIINVSISLKEYIDGKTKVTISQLETQLEKAVNEAGIPKEDFTINNLSGYNYTYQKKKNPDFLASKQYGIRFHDLNRFNQIMSKLDAKGIQSTNIDSYDYSKINELKNELKLKALLNAKEKAAFLLTGIGEKLGGAIDIVENEDSNFSSPRPVMYMAKAAMADAAPESDIDVKKIKLSFQVHAVFEIAK
- a CDS encoding M28 family metallopeptidase; the encoded protein is MKFQHTPIYLLGAMLFAACSQPEKTAYTVSGDDIKSHLAVLANDSMMGRKPFTDGETKTIKYLADQYKKLGLEPGNNGSYFQDVPMVEVTSTPSPITITGKENVTLNPSADFVALTRQETESVELKNSPLVFAGYGVVAPEYKWNDYAGLDVKGKTVVVLVNDPGFKAGDPTFFHGDTMTYYGRWTYKYEEAARQGAAGVLIIHQTEPASYPWQVVNTSNTGAKLELQQADKHMNRCKVEGWITEDAATKLLASAGIAGDFRALARKRDFKAVPLNSNISVTVKTKLKYAMSHNVIATLKGSTTPDEYVIYSAHWDHLGIGKPDARGDSIYNGAIDNGSGSAAILAVAKAFANAKEKPKRTVVFLSVTAEEQGLLGSEYYATHPIFPVNKTVANLNMDALHSFGETKDIAVTGKGQNQLEDALEELAKADGRVLVGDPKPGAGSYYRSDHFNFAKVGIPALDINSGTDSKAHGKEWGLKQEEDFTSNHYHQPSDNYSADIDVTGMVQTADILYRLGTKLANETSWPGWKAGSEFKAIRDKSIGMK
- a CDS encoding DUF6686 family protein yields the protein MCETRVLSQQGSAIISHCADCQTVFIWHNNLVLNFTRNQFADFRRFADDMDFDDRALPFPDGYDRAVLRTPHNDINFAFTLGEWDNFKQAMDEAAYMLEVYSLMGE